The sequence CCAGTATTTTCCAAACCGAAAAATGCGTCTCTCTAAGACACCATTGCTCGCTGTTCTCGCGGCGATAAGCTCGTTGACGTCCGCTGTCAACGCTGAAGTCAAGTGCCACAACCAAGGCATCCCGTTCACCGTCAGCGAGGCAGACGTAAgtctccaaaaaaaaataaaaaataaaaataaaaataaaaataaaaataaaaataaaaaaaaaattaaaaaaaattacACCACCCACCTATCCCCACAACCACCTTTTGACGCCGCAGTTCTCCGAGTCTAACGATGGCTTTCTTCATCCAGTCCGCAATTTCCGCAATTTGCGCCAACCTGTCCAACAACGACCAGCCGGGCCAGGACGTCCGAGAATACACACACGGCAACATAAAGATCGAGGCAAAACTTCACTGCGTGCCGCTGAACTCGAGGTGCCTGGGTGTCCTCCGCGAGATCATCGAGAAGTGTGATCAGGGGTCGGAACAGAAGTACGGTGGGCAGTATCTCGGCGAATATTGCGGGGATTATACGATCACTGGGATCCAGAAAGGTGCTTAAAAAGGACAGCCGTAGTCTCCTAGCTAAACCATGTCGCTTGTGTTCTGTGTTCTGTTTTCTGTGTTCTTTGCTCTGTGCCGGATGGCTGTTTGCTTTGATGTTCGAAGGCAGTTCTTTTTGTGGACGGATCACGGAGTACACACAAGTTATTCTGGCTGCCAAGAAGCAAAAGGGCTTGGCTTGGAAACGGGGGTTTTCCACGACGGCCTCGATGAACTCCTGACACCCATCATTGTATGAAACGATTTAATAAAGTGAGATTGAAAATCTCGCTGCAATTACGGAGCAATTGATAAACCTAACTAGTCCTTTCGAATTACATGAAGAATACTCCTGATCTGGGATCCCGCAAACTAGCCACATATTGCAGGCATTAATGCTGGATAGAGACCGTATGGTCAAACAGTAGAATAGCCATATCctttgaaaaaagaaaaaaagaaaagggaaaaaaaaggatccATAGTCACATTTCACACAGCAGACAAACCATTCAAGAATCAGATTCAAGCTCCTCTTCCTCGGGTTCTTCGTATTCGATCAGGAAATCCTCACCCTCTCGATGGTACGGCCACTTGGGCAGCATCGCTGACGGGAAGTCGTGAAGGCGCATCTGCATCGACGAGCACGTAGCAAAATGTTCCGGCATATCCTCCTCCAAGTATGCCCTATGGTATCGTTGATCGAGAATTTCAAGCAAGAGCTCATGCGTATCCTCCATCTCGACGATGGTGCGCTCGAATGCAACAGTGCATGCTTTGCAGTAGACGCCAGATTCAGACGCGCGGGTGCTCTGGTCGAAATACGGGAAGGCAATCGTGGCCATGAAATGGCGCGTGAGGGGGAATTGGCGGCAGAACAAGAACCGCGCTGGTGCAATGCTCATGGGGGTCGAGCGGGGAAGCGTCGCGAAGTTACCAGTGAGCCAGGTCGACTGTGCCGATTTCTGGGCTTGCTTCTGGGCCGAGCGCTGGGTCCTCATCTTCCGCCGGTTGAAAGCTCTGACCATATTTGCTTCGCTTCCATACAGACCGAGAGCAAGCTGCTCGGCCTCGTACGTGCTGACCAACGTGTCGCGGTGCACCCAAAGCTCATTTGACCGCATGGTCCCATACCATCCCGCAAGGCTATGAACAACATGCAGCTTGCTCGCAACGTCTGGAGGAAGCCCGTAGTTGGAGATCACTTCGGTAAAACTAGCCACATACAGCTCTGGCGCGATGAAGTGGCAATTATGGCAACAACGGCGCAGAGTCGGGAGGAAGAGGTACGCGCCGAATTTCCCGCAGGCTCGACACCAGGGCTGACAAAACTCATCGTAAACCTCCTCAAGACTGTACTGTTTGCCGACTCCCGTTATTGCTAGAAGCTTGAGCGCGTCCTTTGCGTGTTCCTCGAGTCTGCGATACTGGAGGACCGAATCGACGACGGCCCGGTACGACGAGCTTGCAGCGCGGAAGTTGGCCAAGGTGACCACGTCGAGTTTGAGACATATCTTGTAAATCAACTCGAGAGGCATGCGGCCAAGCTTTCCAGCAGATTTGAACTTGGGGTCGGTTTCCTCATCTGGGCCTAGCTCCAACGGCTCGTCTCCATGCCATTCGGCAGGGTCGAGGTTCAGCTTGCCGATCCAGGGCTTATCCCAACGATAAGCGGTCCCAAAGGACATTGCGAAGAGTCGAAGAATGAAAAAGTTATATATCTCTGTATAAATGGATTTTTCATTAGTTCAGTCCGCAGGGGACTTCCCCGGGTCAAGCAACAAAGAATACCTTCGAATTCTCAACCACTTCAACCTGAACAGTGAACTATCTGCAGGGACTTTGCAGATACAAGGATCAAATTGTGGAAAGGAATGGTTCAAGTTGCAGGGCCTTTCCTAGGTCAGCCACAGGGCTTTAATGCGAAGAGGTCTCAGTAGCCACTGAAGTTCGCAGACACGTTGACAGCAATGAGTGCCTTAAaacacaacaacattgaaaaGGAAATATTGTTTACGCCGAGCAGCGCAGATACTAGTGCAGAACACTGTGTCTGTCTTTCATATGAACACATGGCGCCGCCCACTACGGCCAGCGCCCGGTCACAAGTCATGGCTGGCATTCAAGCGAACAGACACCCAGTCAGCGATGGCTGACTGGCAGTTTCTATACCAGCAGTGACAGATCCAGCAGCTGGAGTAAATTGGCTGTGAACAGCCAGAACACCAAGAGAATCAGCCGAGACCCCCCCCTAAAGACATCCATCTCGAGGCTTGTCGGTGACGTGCATTCACGTGGTATCCAGGTAGTATAGACCACAAACCGCACAGCACAGTCAAACAGCAATTCCATCTTGCACATAGGGTCATCTTGCGTGAAAAGGCTACCATTTGAGCAACAGGTTGAATGTTGCTTGGTTGGTTACTCTActggagagaaagaaaaaaaaaaaaaaggggggaatTTGAAAGGAGAGAACCACCAGCAAAAGAGTTGAATACGGGGAATTGTTAATCCGAAACCGGGAAACCTCCACCCCCTTAAACTCCTGATGAGACAAAAAAAATGACATCTGCATTTCCAGATCATACACAAGAGTCAAGGAATTCAGGTTCTAGGGGGCTGACAACTATTTTCAGCTCGGTTTCATTTCATATTTCAGAGTATATGCTGGCCTTCGGGCGCGAGGCTGCTAGGAGGACattcagattttcaaagaGAATTCACAGGCCCAGTATGGGGAAATCGCCATGACCTACCATTGATACAGCATGCAGGTAAGGAGGTTCAGCATATGTTAATAGGTTCgtctcatttcttcttacAGTAATATATTAAAATCCATCTTTCAAAAGAAACTGTTGTGTAAATAGGGTAAAAACATGTGGTCCTCAATTTGAAAACAAACAAATCCACACATGTTGCCAGCCCACAGTGAAGAACGTATCCGAACGAGAATGAATTCCCCCGAATTCCAGGGGGGATGAGGACTTTTTTTCCGAGATGGGAGGATAGAAATAATGAAAAATCCAAGCTCGATAAATGGGACCAGGACTGATTCTCTATTGATGCGGAATCTAACAGTCTAGTCCTTTAACAAACTCCCCCTCGTGTCCTGAATATCCATGGACCCAAATGGGTGCCAGTATTAATCAGTCCCAGTCTATGGTGCACATTTCTACGttgctttctttcttctttctttttttttttgttttttttttcccttctgtTTTCATTTTTAGCGGTGGGGTTGCTCCGAAAATTCCAAGGAAGTTGTGACAGTTTTGATTCTCTCCAGAGAGAAAGCGATGCGAAAAGTGCGGTATGCAATGAGGTAGTGGGCATTCATGGTGATAGTAGGTAAATTTCGGTGTCGGAGTGCTGCCATGTAAGATGATCGTAGCAGAAAAAGGTCGTAAAAGGGGGCGACGGTATAAAAGACAAAGCAGGCATGCAGCCGTCGCATGAGAATAAAAAAATCgttaagaagaagaattacAAGCGGGTGAGATGAACTATAAAAAGACTGCGCTCTTCATAGCCATCACCGCGCCTTCTTCTCTGTTCGAGACCCCGATGTCGAGGCGATGCGCTCATTCTCGCGCTCGAGGAGCCTCTCGAGCACCTCTTGCGGAGGAGGATGATCACCCCTAGACGTGCTTTCGGTGGAATGCGGCGTCGCAGTGAAATAACTGTCGTCCTGCTCTTCCAGGCTGAGCGGTGTTACGGGGCCTGGACTGCCAATCG is a genomic window of Coccidioides posadasii str. Silveira chromosome 3, complete sequence containing:
- a CDS encoding uncharacterized protein (EggNog:ENOG410PQHK); the protein is MSFGTAYRWDKPWIGKLNLDPAEWHGDEPLELGPDEETDPKFKSAGKLGRMPLELIYKICLKLDVVTLANFRAASSSYRAVVDSVLQYRRLEEHAKDALKLLAITGVGKQYSLEEVYDEFCQPWCRACGKFGAYLFLPTLRRCCHNCHFIAPELYVASFTEVISNYGLPPDVASKLHVVHSLAGWYGTMRSNELWVHRDTLVSTYEAEQLALGLYGSEANMVRAFNRRKMRTQRSAQKQAQKSAQSTWLTGNFATLPRSTPMSIAPARFLFCRQFPLTRHFMATIAFPYFDQSTRASESGVYCKACTVAFERTIVEMEDTHELLLEILDQRYHRAYLEEDMPEHFATCSSMQMRLHDFPSAMLPKWPYHREGEDFLIEYEEPEEEELESDS
- a CDS encoding uncharacterized protein (SECRETED:SignalP(1-24)~EggNog:ENOG410Q53H) — translated: MRLSKTPLLAVLAAISSLTSAVNAEVKCHNQGIPFTVSEADSAISAICANLSNNDQPGQDVREYTHGNIKIEAKLHCVPLNSRCLGVLREIIEKCDQGSEQKYGGQYLGEYCGDYTITGIQKGA